Proteins encoded by one window of Porphyromonas vaginalis:
- a CDS encoding HAD hydrolase family protein, giving the protein MMNQAKSGGYKFLAIKDRNCLLGSNGEIALEDREALLEVQEEYALRVAVASEAPMSSLLNISEQLQLPRNSGYIISHLGARIHNCRTGRELASRPLRAEQLTHLYELVDSDYTLALIGEKALYATKTHQPRILQLAKLWSMPILDLTKGDEPFKAPAEPIFRAIILARQDRLAKLSDQLNAAQGLTATLYDEPMNELSIVASGVSLRGALDFILDRLDLNQQNIIAVGTTLEDVAMVQRAGLGVAMANAPEPLKSCADYITTSCDAAGLAHMITKQIKLRYDGVPFDPKDANEIMPNTLMGTLGMRCTEIARGYVTGTMPVDNRTRQPMGILHGGASLAFAETLAGLGSVAIANEGEIQVGMQVSGYHVSSTVVGDTVRGVATILHKGRSTHVWNVDIYSTQSGKLICTCRVINSIIKQR; this is encoded by the coding sequence ATGATGAATCAAGCAAAGAGTGGCGGCTATAAGTTTCTAGCCATCAAAGACCGCAACTGCCTACTCGGGAGCAATGGCGAGATCGCTCTGGAGGACCGCGAAGCTCTCCTAGAGGTGCAGGAGGAGTACGCCCTGCGTGTGGCGGTCGCCAGCGAAGCGCCTATGAGTAGTCTCCTGAATATCTCGGAGCAGCTGCAACTACCGCGCAACAGCGGCTACATCATCTCCCATCTAGGCGCACGCATTCACAACTGTCGCACGGGTCGTGAGCTAGCCTCTCGTCCTCTGCGTGCTGAGCAGCTCACGCATCTCTATGAACTGGTCGATAGCGACTACACGCTCGCACTCATAGGCGAGAAAGCACTCTACGCTACCAAGACCCATCAGCCACGTATCCTCCAGCTCGCTAAGCTCTGGAGCATGCCGATCCTAGACTTGACCAAGGGGGATGAGCCCTTCAAAGCTCCCGCCGAGCCGATCTTTAGAGCTATCATCTTAGCCAGACAAGATCGCCTGGCTAAGCTGAGCGACCAGCTCAACGCAGCACAAGGCTTGACCGCTACCCTCTACGATGAGCCGATGAATGAGCTTTCGATCGTAGCCTCTGGCGTCAGCCTGCGAGGAGCACTCGACTTTATCCTCGATCGACTAGACCTCAATCAGCAAAACATCATCGCCGTCGGCACCACCCTAGAGGATGTTGCCATGGTACAGCGTGCTGGACTGGGCGTAGCTATGGCAAACGCTCCCGAGCCACTCAAGAGTTGCGCCGACTACATCACCACCTCTTGCGATGCTGCGGGCTTAGCCCACATGATCACCAAGCAGATCAAGTTGCGCTACGACGGAGTTCCCTTTGACCCAAAAGATGCCAACGAAATCATGCCCAATACGCTCATGGGCACGCTCGGTATGCGCTGCACAGAGATAGCCCGTGGCTATGTCACAGGTACGATGCCCGTGGACAATCGTACGAGACAACCCATGGGTATACTGCACGGAGGAGCTTCACTAGCCTTTGCCGAAACCCTCGCGGGACTAGGATCTGTAGCCATCGCCAACGAAGGCGAGATACAAGTCGGCATGCAGGTGAGTGGCTACCACGTCTCCTCGACAGTCGTCGGAGACACCGTGCGCGGCGTCGCTACGATACTCCACAAAGGGCGCAGCACACATGTCTGGAACGTAGACATCTACTCCACCCAGAGTGGCAAGCTCATCTGCACTTGCCGTGTCATCAACAGTATCATCAAGCAGCGCTAA